The DNA window TCTTCAGGCCACACCCGGTGGCTGGAGCCATACATGACCACGCCCCCTCGGTGGGCGGGGCCTCACCTGCCTGCCCCACGTTCATCATGCTGTACATGGTGTACATGTTGCAGATCTGGCGGTACTGCTCGTCCGAGCCTTCCTCGCCCccgtcctcctcctcgtcctcctcatTGTGGAAGGAGCCGGGGCTGTCGCTCGTGTAGGCGCTGGAGGTGCCGCCGGGGCTGGTCTGGTCGGCCGCGCTGGGGCCAGGGGCCGCCGCCGCCAAGGCGGGGGGCTGTGCCTGGCGGCCTGGCTCGGTGGCCGAGAATTTGGCCATCTTACGGCTGCCGTTGCCGCCGGCGGCACCGTCCTTGGAGCCGCCATCCCAGAGGCGCTTGACCACGAAGGTGCACTGTACCCCGTCGGGCTCCCCCTGCTCCGTCTTCACCCGCGAGACCAGGGGCAGGGCGGCCGCCCCCGAGGGCCACCCCGAGGTCTGGGCTACGGGGCTCTGGGGCTCGGAGGAAGGCGCCTCCTCGCCATGCAGCCCCTGCGAGTCGCAGCTGGGCGAGCTGACCTTGAGGAAGAACTCAGTCCCCTTCTCCATGATCTCCTGGATCTGCAGGAAGCCGGCCGTGTACATCAGCAGGAACTGGTCGCCCATGTTCATGCTGAGCCGCCCCGTGTAGCAGAAGCTGAGGATCTGCTGGAAGGACTGGGGCTGGACGGCGGCCGGCAGCTCCACCACCGCGCTCTTGCTGCTGTTGAAGAGGTCTCGGAAGTAGGAGCTGCTGGCGGCCAGCACGGCCCGGTGTGCCTTGAATGCATGGCCCTTCACCACCACCGAGACGTCACAGTACAGCCCCTGCAGCCGCTGCTCGTTCAGGCACTCCAGGATGCTGTTCCCGAAGTTGGGGATCTCCATCTGCAGCGTCTGAGCCATGGCGGGAGCCGACAGGGGCctgtggggacggggacagggggcCGACAGGGGAGacgggggagcagggagggacacGGGGAGTCGGGGACACGCAGGGATGTGGGGGACACAGATACATAAGGAGCGAGGCAGATATGGCGGCACGGAGTAGACATGGGGGACA is part of the Numenius arquata unplaced genomic scaffold, bNumArq3.hap1.1 HAP1_SCAFFOLD_1802, whole genome shotgun sequence genome and encodes:
- the NACC1 gene encoding nucleus accumbens-associated protein 1 — protein: MAQTLQMEIPNFGNSILECLNEQRLQGLYCDVSVVVKGHAFKAHRAVLAASSSYFRDLFNSSKSAVVELPAAVQPQSFQQILSFCYTGRLSMNMGDQFLLMYTAGFLQIQEIMEKGTEFFLKVSSPSCDSQGLHGEEAPSSEPQSPVAQTSGWPSGAAALPLVSRVKTEQGEPDGVQCTFVVKRLWDGGSKDGAAGGNGSRKMAKFSATEPGRQAQPPALAAAAPGPSAADQTSPGGTSSAYTSDSPGSFHNEEDEEEDGGEEGSDEQYRQICNMYTMYSMMNVGQAGEKVEALPDQATSESRNRVRVRQDLASLPAELISQIGNRCHPKLYDEGDPAEKLELVTGTNVYITRAQLMNCHVSAGTRHKVLLRRLLASFFDRNTLANSCGTGIRSSSNNPSRKPLDSRVLHAVKFYCQNFAPNFKESEMNAIAADMCTNARRVVRKSWMPKVKLVMAEGDSYTSFINDMGKLEPDIMGPEPAFEPPGHEGEAGTPGEGLQ